The Mercenaria mercenaria strain notata chromosome 8, MADL_Memer_1, whole genome shotgun sequence genome has a segment encoding these proteins:
- the LOC128558907 gene encoding uncharacterized protein LOC128558907 → MIDIQTYRARIGRFCPRMKAVFDLDTLHAVGVVGFIGMLLFIAGIEVNPGPVQVDELSMALLPEKWSTSFIAIKSTGNGNCLYNACSLALCGVCPDLAALVFRRTELTDDEKYHILTFNVNRLLKYPSSKNRRYNPSWETTYSWLRYSVSQDGVFCAPCFVFARKDLRHTEFTCMAFNDWKNSVGAKRGALPTHDSSQAHSDAVTASAMFLDVYKGSREPINASLSTAFSDKIAGNRHLLMAIIKVIIKFSSRGIPLRGSWIKDQNRKDSNFDYFLEWISTNDEKLYKNLISSPKNAKYTSPQTQNEIISCIGDYIRKKIVRDVSDSPFFYIMADETTDISVTEQMSVCVRYIAGKEIREDFIGFIELPKTDAETITVKLTESLKQWNLDLSKWRGKGFDGAATMATLKVFTRA, encoded by the exons atgatcgACATTCAAACATATCGAGCTCGAATCGGACGTTTTTGTCCGAGAATGAAGGCCGTGTTTGACCTGGACACCCTGCATGCAGTAGGTGTCGTCGGATTCATTGGTATGCTGCTATTTATTGCTGGGATAGAGGTGAATCCAGGGCCAGTCCAAGTG GATGAATTATCCATGGCATTGCTACCAGAGAAATGGTCGACCAGTTTCATTGCCATTAAGTCAACAGGCAACGGGAATTGTTTGTACAATGCATGTTCGTTAGCCCTTTGTG gTGTATGTCCTGATTTAGCGGCTTTAGTATTCCGTCGTACAGAGCTGACAGATGACGAAAAGTACCACATTCTTACCTTCAATGTGAATAGACTCTTGAAATATCCTTCTAGTAAAAATAGAAGATATAACCCATCTTGGGAAACAACCTACAGCTGGCTGCGGTACTCGGTGAGTCAAGACGGGGTCTTCTGTGCGCCGTGTTTTGTGTTTGCACGCAAGGATCTTAGACACACCGAATTTACTTGTATGGCATTTAACGATTGGAAAAATTCAGTAGGTGCGAAAAGGGGCGCACTGCCAACTCACGATTCATCTCAAGCACATAGTGATGCAGTAACAGCTAGTGCAATGTTTTTGGACGTGTATAAAGGCAGTAGAGAACCAATAAATGCGTCACTAAGCACAGCCTTTTCTGATAAAATAGCTGGAAATAGACACCTTCTTATGGCTATTATTaaagttataataaaattttcatcTCGCGGAATTCCTCTCAGAGGAAGTTGGATAAAAGACCAAAACCGCAAAGACAGTAATTTTGACTACTTTTTAGAATGGATAAGCACAAATGAcgaaaaactttacaaaaatctAATAAGTAGCCCGAAAAACGCAAAATACACATCACCacaaacacaaaatgaaattatttcttgCATTGGTGACTACATACGTAAGAAGATAGTGCGTGATGTTTCTGATTCTCCCTTTTTTTACATAATGGCGGACGAAACGACTGATATAAGTGTGACAGAACAAatgagtgtgtgtgtgcgttATATAGCTGGTAAGGAAATCCGTGAAGATTTTATCGGTTTTATTGAACTGCCAAAGACCGATGCCGAAACAATTACAGTTAAGCTAACTGAGAGTCTAAAACAATGGAATCTAGACCTATCCAAGTGGCGGGGGAAAGGTTTTGATGGGGCAGCTACAATGGCCACGTTAAAGGTGTTCACTCGCGCATAG
- the LOC128558906 gene encoding CUB and sushi domain-containing protein 1-like, translated as MTVPRLTEEECMLRLTIDLAWSVEYDSLTGFCRSSNCDDHIVYKEGSIVHRKTCETGFMKKAIVEYYCSSNLAFNKSTSMSTLWTAWGEPHIYRSPLGVDGDTTQDKFAATCFVTDYEVRPWWRVDLGAVYRIHRVVIYNRLDSNRNRAHDLVLSVGVMEADLVAQYYLPLLFSTYPFTFISSTVAKFVQLEINATFAEHFHLCEVEVYGVPECGSLPNPKNGSVFSTDTTFGHYAEYTCNTGFILLGNSNRKCQLDGTWTGTGPTCEVVDCGPLTSPENGTVIVSGLTYLDKATYSCFTGFSLNGSVARICMSDGNWNSSVPSCNVVDCGSLSNPENGTVSMSDSIYMSTATYICFTGFKLAGSVTRTCMSDGNWNSSAPSCNFIDCGSLSNPANGTVSMSDSIYMSTATYSCFTGFSLNGSVTRICMSDGNWNSSAPSCNFIDCGFLSNPENGTVSMSDSTYMSTATYSCFTGFSLNGSVKSTCMSDGNWNSSTPSCNVVNCGSLSNLENGTVSMPGSIYMSTATYSCFTGFSLNGSVTRTCMSDGNWNSSAPSCNFVDCGFLSNPENGTVSMSDSIYMSTATYSCFTGFILTGSVTRTCMSDGNWNSSVPSCNFIDCGSLSNPENGTVSMSDSTYMSTATYSCFTGFNLNGSVTRICMSDGNWNSSAPSCNFIDCGPLSNPENGTVSMSDSTYMSTATYSCFTGFSLNGSVTRTCMSDGNWNSSVPLCNFIDCGSLTNPENGTVSISYSTYMSTATYSCFTGFSLNGSVTRICMSDGNWNSSAPSCNFIDCGFLSNPENGTVSMSDSTYMSTATYSCFTGFSLNGSVKSTCMSDGNWNSSAPSCNVVNCGSLSNPVNGTMSMPGSIYMSTATTVAIQISLNGCHEDVHV; from the exons ATGACAGTACCAAGGCTGACAGAGGAGGAATGTATGCTGCGCCTTACCATTGACCTCGCCTGGAGTGTCGAGTACGACTCACTGACAGGTTTTTGTCGCTCAAGCAACTGCGACGACCATATCGTGTATAAGGAGGGGAGCATCGTTCACAGGAAGACCTGTGAGACAG GCTTTATGAAGAAGGCTATTGTGGAGTATTATT GTTCATCTAATCTAGCTTTTAACAAGTCTACGTCTATGTCGACCCTGTGGACGGCTTGGGGAGAACCACATATATATAGATCACCCCTTGGAGTAGACGGTGACACAACACAAGATAAATTTGCAGCTACATGTTTTGTTACTGACTATGAAGTAAGACCCTGGTGGAGAGTAGACTTGGGGGCTGTGTACAGAATACATCGTGTAGTTATATACAACAGACTCGACAGTAACA gAAATAGAGCACATGACCTAGTTCTATCTGTTGGTGTGATGGAAGCTGACTTAGTTGCCCAGTATTATCTACCATTACTTTTCAGCACCTACCCATTTACATTCATCAGCAGTACAGTCGCAAAATTTGTCCAACTTGAGATCAATGCAACTTTTGCTGAGCACTTCCATTTATGCGAAGTTGAAGTGTACGGAGTTCCAG AATGTGGAAGTCTACCAAATCCAAAAAATGGTTCAGTGTTTTCCACGGACACTACCTTCGGCCACTATGCTGAATATACGTGTAACACAGGGTTTATTTTACTTGGAAACAGCAACAGGAAATGTCAGTTAGACGGTACATGGACAGGAACTGGCCCAACATGTGAGGTCGTCGACTGTGGTCCTTTAACAAGCCCTGAAAACGGTACTGTAATTGTGTCGGGTTTAACATACTTGGATAAAGCAACATACAGTTGTTTTACAGGATTTAGTTTGAATGGGTCTGTGGCAAGGATCTGCATGTCAGATGGAAACTGGAATAGTTCTGTCCCGTCATGTAATGTTGTCGACTGTGGCTCTTTGTCCAATCCTGAAAACGGAACTGTGTCAATGTCTGATTCAATATATATGAGTACAGCAACGTACATTTGTTTTACTGGATTTAAGTTAGCTGGGTCTGTCACGAGGACCTGCATGTCTGATGGAAACTGGAATAGTTCTGCCCCGTCATGCAATTTTATCGACTGCGGCTCTTTGTCAAACCCTGCGAACGGAACTGTGTCAATGTCTGATTCAATATATATGAGTACAGCaacgtacagttgttttacaGGATTTAGTTTGAATGGGTCTGTCACGAGGATCTGCATGTCTGATGGAAACTGGAATAGTTCTGCCCCGTCATGCAATTTCATCGACTGCGGCTTTTTGTCAAATCCTGAAAACGGAACTGTGTCAATGTCTGATTCAACATATATGAGTACAGCAACATACAGTTGTTTTACGGGATTTAGTTTGAATGGGTCTGTCAAGAGTACCTGCATGTCTGATGGAAATTGGAATAGTTCTACCCCGTCATGCAATGTTGTTAACTGCGGCTCTTTGTCTAACCTTGAAAACGGAACTGTGTCAATGCCTGGTTCAATATATATGAGTACAGCaacgtacagttgttttacaGGATTTAGTTTGAATGGGTCTGTCACGAGGACGTGCATGTCTGATGGAAATTGGAATAGTTCTGCCCCGTCATGCAATTTTGTTGACTGCGGTTTTTTGTCAAATCCTGAAAACGGAACTGTGTCAATGTCAGATTCAATATATATGAGTACAGCAACGTATAGTTGTTTTACTGGATTTATTTTAACTGGGTCTGTCACGAGGACCTGCATGTCAGATGGAAACTGGAATAGTTCTGTCCCGTCATGCAATTTTATCGACTGCGGCTCTTTGTCAAATCCTGAAAACGGAACTGTGTCAATGTCTGATTCAACATATATGAGTACAGCaacgtacagttgttttacaGGATTTAATTTGAATGGGTCTGTCACGAGGATCTGCATGTCTGATGGAAATTGGAATAGTTCTGCCCCGTCATGCAATTTCATCGACTGCGGCCCTTTGTCAAATCCTGAAAACGGGACTGTGTCAATGTCTGATTCAACATATATGAGTACAGCaacgtacagttgttttacaGGATTTAGTTTGAATGGGTCTGTCACGAGGACCTGCATGTCAGATGGAAACTGGAATAGTTCTGTCCCATTATGCAATTTTATCGACTGCGGCTCTTTGACAAACCCTGAAAACGGAACTGTGTCAATTTCGTATTCAACATATATGAGTACAGCaacgtacagttgttttacaGGATTTAGTTTGAATGGATCTGTCACGAGGATCTGCATGTCTGATGGAAACTGGAATAGTTCTGCCCCGTCATGCAATTTCATCGACTGCGGCTTTTTGTCAAATCCTGAAAACGGAACTGTGTCGATGTCTGATTCAACATATATGAGTACAGCAACATACAGTTGTTTTACAGGATTTAGTTTGAATGGGTCTGTCAAGAGTACCTGCATGTCTGATGGAAATTGGAATAGTTCTGCCCCGTCATGCAATGTTGTTAACTGCGGCTCTTTGTCTAACCCTGTAAACGGAACTATGTCAATGCCTGGTTCAATATATATGAGTACAGCAACTACAGTTGCTATACAGATTTCGTTGAATGGTTGTCACGAGGACGTGCATGTCTGA
- the LOC128559102 gene encoding sushi, von Willebrand factor type A, EGF and pentraxin domain-containing protein 1-like, translating to MSDGNWNSSAPSCNFIDCGFLSNPENGTVSMSDSTYMSTATYSCFTGFSLNGSVTRICMSDGNWNSSAPSCNFIDCGPLSNPENGNVSMSDSTYMSTATYSCFTGFSLNGSVTRTCMSDGNWNSSAPLCNFIDCGSLTNPENGTVSMSDSTYMSTATYGCFTGFSLNGSVTRICMSDGNWNSSAPSCNFIDCGFLSNPENGTASMSDSTYMSTATYSCFTGFSLNGSVKSTCMSDGNWNSSTPSCIVVNCGSLSNPENGTVSMPGSIYMSTATYSCFTGFSLNGFVTRTCMSDGNWNSSAPSCNFIDCGFLSNPENGTVSMSDSIYMSTATYSCFTGFSLNGSVTRTCMSDGNWNSSAPSCNFVDCGSLSNPENGTVSMSDSTYMSTATYGCFTGFSLTGSATRICMSDGNWNSSVPSCNPVDCGSLSNPENGTVSMSSSTYMSTATYSCLTGFSLNGSVTRICMSDGNWNSSDPSCLTLTSMSSNMSASLSTPNALISGTFTTTLSSAKTMPNPPRIYIMSCICYPNKTFTGLTQKEIISKLISETEIDHKATALSKSKLICREDSRKSSKVMGTVGASVLGAVFGLIFCSDLATLIIKLKSVCTLNKVAANV from the coding sequence ATGTCTGATGGAAACTGGAATAGTTCTGCCCCGTCATGCAATTTCATCGACTGTGGCTTTTTGTCAAATCCTGAAAACGGAACTGTGTCAATGTCTGATTCAACATATATGAGTACAGCAACATACAGTTGTTTTACAGGATTTAGTTTGAATGGGTCTGTCACGAGGATCTGCATGTCTGATGGAAATTGGAATAGTTCTGCCCCGTCATGCAATTTCATCGACTGCGGCCCTTTGTCAAATCCTGAAAACGGGAATGTGTCAATGTCTGATTCAACATATATGAGTACAGCaacgtacagttgttttacaGGATTTAGTTTGAATGGGTCTGTCACGAGGACCTGCATGTCAGATGGAAACTGGAATAGTTCTGCCCCATTATGCAATTTTATCGACTGCGGCTCTTTGACAAACCCTGAAAACGGAACTGTGTCAATGTCTGATTCAACATATATGAGTACAGCAACGTACGGTTGTTTTACAGGATTTAGTTTGAATGGGTCTGTCACGAGGATCTGCATGTCTGATGGAAACTGGAATAGTTCTGCCCCGTCATGTAATTTCATCGACTGTGGCTTTTTGTCAAATCCTGAAAACGGAACTGCGTCAATGTCTGATTCAACATATATGAGTACAGCAACATACAGTTGTTTTACGGGATTTAGTTTGAATGGGTCTGTCAAGAGTACCTGCATGTCTGATGGAAACTGGAATAGTTCTACCCCGTCATGCATTGTTGTTAACTGCGGCTCTTTGTCTAACCCTGAAAACGGAACTGTGTCAATGCCTGGTTCAATATATATGAGTACAGCAACATACAGTTGTTTTACAGGATTTAGTTTGAATGGGTTTGTCACGAGGACGTGCATGTCTGATGGAAATTGGAATAGTTCTGCCCCGTCATGCAATTTCATCGACTGTGGCTTTTTGTCAAATCCTGAAAACGGAACTGTGTCAATGTCAGATTCAATATATATGAGTACAGCAACATACAGTTGTTTTACAGGATTTAGTTTGAATGGGTCTGTCACGAGGACGTGCATGTCTGATGGAAATTGGAATAGTTCTGCCCCGTCATGCAATTTTGTTGACTGCGGTTCTTTGTCAAATCCTGAAAACGGAACTGTGTCAATGTCTGATTCAACATATATGAGCACAGCAACGTACGGTTGTTTCACAGGATTTAGTCTGACCGGATCTGCTACGAGAATCTGCATGTCTGATGGAAACTGGAATAGTTCTGTCCCTTCATGCAATCCTGTCGACTGTGGCTCTTTGTCAAATCCTGAAAACGGAACTGTGTCAATGTCTAGTTCAACATATATGAGTACAGCTACGTACAGTTGTTTAACAGGATTTAGTTTGAACGGGTCTGTCACGAGGATCTGCATGTCGGACGGAAATTGGAACAGTTCAGACCCGTCCTGTTTGACTTTAACATCAATGAGCTCAAATATGTCCGCATCTTTGTCAACTCCGAACGCTTTAATCTCGGGCACATTCACTACAACATTGTCGTCTGCAAAAACAATGCCAAACCCGCCGAGGATATATATTATGTCATGTATTTGTTACCCTAACAAGACTTTTACAGGTTTGACTCAGAAGGAAATTATCTCAAAACTCATCTCAGAAACTGAAATAGATCACAAAGCCACAGCATTATCAAAATCCAAACTAATTTGCAGAGAAGATTCCAGGAAATCATCAAAGGTAATGGGTACAGTCGGGGCGAGTGTTTTAGGTGCGGTCTTTGGACTAATTTTTTGTTCAGACCTGGCTACGTTGATAATCAAATTAAAATCAGTTTGTACTTTAAATAAGGTGGCAGCAAACGTTTAG
- the LOC128558908 gene encoding 52 kDa repressor of the inhibitor of the protein kinase-like: MDESSGQSTHDASSFLKSMETFEFIFTACLTQYILAFVRPLSVNLQAKDCDLLRAHTEARNVTDILAAMRNESDSFEKLYERSVKIATHMSITPGKPRIVGRQRHRANAGDNTSVPDHFRINYFYPFLDHVILHLSSRFPEQLGDVLQGTYLLPRNHDKLTNSSIDKIKQTFENDLPMTSQFETEIIRWKRYNENIMKPMSLQDGFDRCDQSYFPNICTIFQLILSLPVGSCSCERSFSALRRLKTWTSSSMKSIRLNGLALMYINKDIDLDKNEILRLWSSSGNRRISLPLYPE; encoded by the coding sequence ATGGACGAATCGTCAGGTCAGTCAACCCATGATGCTTCAAGTTTTTTAAAATCGATGGAGACCTTTGAGTTCATTTTTACCGCATGTTTGACGCAGTACATTTTGGCATTTGTAAGACCATTATCGGTGAATTTACAAGCAAAGGATTGTGACCTGTTAAGAGCTCATACCGAAGCACGTAATGTTACAGATATCCTAGCAGCTATGCGCAACGAATCTGATTCCTTTGAAAAACTTTATGAACGGTCAGTGAAAATTGCTACACATATGAGCATAACACCTGGAAAACCAAGAATTGTCGGTAGGCAGAGACATCGGGCAAATGCAGGTGATAACACTTCTGTCCCGGACCACTTCAGGATTAACTATTTCTACCCGTTTTTAGATCACGTGATACTGCACCTTTCTTCTCGATTTCCAGAGCAACTTGGGGATGTTTTACAGGGAACTTATCTACTACCCAGAAATCATGACAAATTAACTAATTCCTcaattgacaaaataaaacaaacatttgaaaatgatCTTCCGATGACCAGTCAGtttgaaactgaaataataaGGTGGAAACgatataatgaaaacattatgAAACCTATGTCTCTTCAAGATGGATTTGACAGATGTGACCAAAGCTATTTCCCTAACATTTGTACCATATTCCAGTTAATTTTAAGTTTACCTGTTGGCTCATGTTCGTGTGAACGTAGCTTTAGTGCTCTCCGTAGGCTAAAAACATGGACCAGTTCGTCGATGAAAAGTATTCGCTTGAATGGGTTAGCACTAATGTATATCAACAAAGACATTGACctggacaaaaatgaaatattaagacTTTGGAGCTCATCGGGGAACAGAAGAATTTCTTTGCCTTTGTATCCTGAATAA